AAAGCAGTATcccagttaaaaataaagcattggTATTTCTGACTGAAAATTACACCCTTCAAATTCCTTTTTCGCCAACAAAAATTGAGAGGAAATAATGTCAttctagaaaagaataaaacgCCAAAGGAAAGAATGACAATCAGGACGGACCATCCGACAGTGTTTATCACGCTGCGGTTGTGTGGGGGGCCCGCACCCGGCGCTTCCAGGATGCCCGGAATCGCGTGCCCGCGGAGCAAACGTGCGCGCTCCCGGGCGAACTCAAACAGCCCGCGCAAACTCCTCCCGGGGTGCAGTCCAACTCCATACCCGGTAGGGACACGGGAGAACTGAATTTGCTTGGAGTTGAAAATTCTCTTCCATCGTAACTTAGCCCCGAGGGTCACCAAAACTAGTGGCAGAACAAAAGGCAGGAAGTTCCTCCGTGATACTGAAAAGCTCAGGCGTTCTCTACACAAAGGGGTTACCGAGCTTTGACAGTCAGGGGTAACGTTTAGTCGTTAGTGAAGCTCTGGCGTACTGTGAAGGGCAGGCCTCCAGACTGTCGCCCTACTTCGCAGACAAAACGACTGACAAGACGCAGCAGACAGGAAAACAAGCACCAGCTCCCTTTGTGGAAGAGTgggtggctctgaaaagagcctttgTGGTGGGAGCCAAGCAGCTTACGTTGCGAGCCTACTTGGAGCTGGTGTACTTGGTGACGGCCTTGGTGCCCTCGGACACGGCGTGCTTGGCCAGCTCCCCGGGCAGCAGCAGGCGCACGGCCGTCTGGATCTCCCGGGACGTGATGGTCGAGCGCTTGTTGTAATGCGCCAGGCGCGACGCCTCGCCCGCGATCCTCTCGAAGATGTCGTTGACGAAGGAGTTCATGATGCCCATGGCCTTGGACGAGATACCCGTATCCGGGTGCACCTGCTTCAGCACCTTGTACACGTACACCGAGTAGCTCTCCTTGCGGCTGCGCTTGCGCTTCTTGCCGTCCTTCTTCTGCGCCTTGGTCACCGCCTTCTTGGAGCCCTTCTTCGGGGCGGGCGCGGACTTGGCCGGCTCGGGCATGGTCGGGGAGTCGCAGAGCAAGACCGGAAAAGGCAGGAAAGCACAGCAGAGACCGCAAGCGTCCTCTCGGTCCACAGCCTCTTAAAGGAAGCGCTGAGTAAAGTCGTGTCTGATTGGCGGTGAACTCTGCAGCGTCACACGTGAACGTGGTCCAATCAAAATCGGAGTATTTCCAAACCCGGACTCCATTGGTTTAAGCGAAAGGGCCCTAACTCGGCGCGGATTCACGGTTGCGCCCCGGCACCACTATAAGAAGGGGCGCCCTGGGTGATTCGTGTCAGACACCAGTCGAACCAGTGGTGTTTTGGTATCATGTCTGGACGTGGAAAACAAGGCGGCAAGGCGCGCGCCAAGGCCAAGACGCGCTCGTCGCGGGCCGGCCTGCAGTTCCCCGTGGGCCGCGTGCACCGGCTGCTCCGCAAGGGCAACTACGCCGAGCGGGTCGGGGCCGGCGCGCCCGTGTACCTGGCGGCCGTGCTGGAGTACCTGACGGCCGAGATCCTGGAGCTGGCGGGCAACGCGGCCCGCGACAACAAGAAGACGCGTATCATCCCCCGCCACCTGCAGCTGGCCATCCGCAACGACGAGGAGCTCAACAAGCTGCTGGGCAAGGTCACCATCGCGCAGGGCGGCGTCCTGCCCAACATCCAGGCCGTGCTGCTGCCCAAGAAAACCGAGAGCCACCACAAGGCCAAGGGCAAGTAGAAGAGACCTTACTTGGCGGCACCTCTAGTAGGTCTAATCTGAAccaaaggctcttttcagagccacccACTTTTTCACTAAAAGGGCTCGCGTGTTCTTAACTTAGGCTGATAATTGAAGTGACATATACTGCACTTGGTCGGTAGATGTCAGTAGTTAAACACTTCGGAGAGGTGGAACTATCCACTTCAAAATTACAATTCAAACGGAAAATGGGTACAGAGATAATAATGTTACACGTTATTAAGGCCGCCAGTGCAGCCGTCCCTCAGGGTTAAAGCGCAGTCTTCCGAAAACCAGTCTCTAGTGCCACCCATATTTTCTGGGAAAGGGCTTCCCATTTCCCTTGAAAGTAAAACATTGAAAACCCACGTTAGAAGTGTACCTGTGTTCATCACATGTTAGGTTTTGTATatattcatgaattttaaaagaccttCCCATCCTACTATAAATATGACTTGGAATAAAAACTGCTGACAATAGTAATTAGTGGTAGGTACTCATGGTCCCCCAAAAGTAAAGTAGTAATTTAGGTTGTGATCGGTGCTACAAGGAAAGCTAAATGAGGTCCAGCGGCTACAAGGGTGACAGGAACAGCTGTCAGTGTTCTCTTGTAGGTGACTTAGTTCACGGTGACTGCCTGTAACAATTTACCACGAAATTGATGACATTAAACAAATGGATCCCACACggttctggaggtcagaggtcCGAGATCAAGGTGCTACCAGGGCTGTTTCCTTATAGCAGCTGAGGGAGAAGTCATTGTGCCTCCCTCCCGCCTGGTTTGCAACATCTCCAGCCTCTACCTCCCTCACACCCTTCTGCCCTGTACCAGTGTCCTCTCCTCCTCTTGTAAGGACAGCAGTCAGTAATTAGATTCAGGGCCCAGTCTAAATCCAAAGTGATGTCATCTCGAGATCCTTAAtaattacctctgcaaagacccGATGTCTAAATAAAGTGACATTCTGAGGACCCAGGTACACAGgagttgggaggtggggggagacaTTCACCCCACTGTCCCCCCCACCAGGTACACAGGCTTTCCAGTCCCGACCCGCTTGGCGTAGTTGCGGCGTAGTTGCCCTTGCGGAGCAGCCGGTGCACGCGGCCCATGGGGAACTGCAGGCCGGCCCCCGACCAGCGCGTCTTGGCCTTGTTCCCCCGCACCTTGCCGCCTTTTTCCCGCGTCCAGACATGACACACATGCTCGGCTTCACATAGGGAAGAATTCAAACGGGAGCCGATCTAGAGTTTTAagtgaaagtaagtttatttagcagagtaagtaagaaaacaaaggccaCCCATAGACAGGGTCGTGGTTTCTAATTGTTAGTGGAAGAGAGAGCCCGTCCATTCCCCGATCTAGGGTTTACATGTGTCTTCTGTTTTCATGGAAAACGTGTTGGTGTGAGGTAAAGGAGGCTAGAAGGGCAACGGTAGGTTTCTCTTCAACTTCTGTGAGATGCAAGAATAGGGGCAGGTTTGTCTAACTCTTGTAAAGCATGTAACTGCAGGGACGGTCCTTATGGAATCTCCAGTCTCCGGAGAGTTTGCTCTGTGTCATTGATTGACGTCTGCGCCTGACTTCTGTGTCCTGGAGCACGAAGGCGGCAGGCTTGGACCCCAACTTCTTAGATCCTACTGTAAAAGTAGTCCTGTTGCCCCTTCCATATTTTGCCATGACCCTGAAAACTGACTAGATTGTATTTGAACAGATTGGAAGGGAGTAAACTATGTTGCTGTTTTGGGGAGAGTGTTCTGAGCAAAGAATATAATGCAAATATCTGAGGCACTCGCATAAGTGGGATGAATAAGGGAGGCAGAGAAGTTCAAGGAAGTTGAAGATGGAGTTCAAATCCAGAATGTTTAAGATCTACGAAGGGCAGACTGAGttcacagagaaaggcagaggtcCCTCGTGTAGGGGTTTATGACGACGTGGGGTTTTCTGTTCATGCCGTGAGTTCGgcaattcattttaaatgtctattcTACGAGTTTTGAACAGAGGAAAGGCATAACCTCATGTATGTTTCTTTGAAAGCTCACTAAGGCAACTGTGTGGTGAATACAAACTTTAGAAGTAAGGATGTAAATTAGGAAGGTATTGCAGTAATGTTTTTGAGAGATAATGGGACTTGAATGCAATTGGCAGTAATAGACAAAGATAGGGTGTGTGATTTGCAAGTGTAACTAATAAAGTTTGCTGACAGTACTGTGTAGgagtggagaaaataattttccctctatcTTTCTGAGTTTTGGGCTAAGACCCCCTCGAGTAAAccacagattaacaagagaaaaaacacCAGAATTTTATTAACATGTACACCTCATGTACATGACAGAGTCAACTCCCCAAAACTTCCAAGCCATCGCTTTATTtaccatcttcagctaaagacaaaagaaaaaggtgtGCGGTGGGCAGAGAGAGGGCAATCATGAGAGGTTATCAGGAAAAGTGAGATGAACAGAGTAGGTTTTGTCGTGCAGGTTGAGTAGAGGCCTCTCCATTGATGAGACTGTCTGGAGTgtactcttctctttctggtacccgaGGCAGACACTTGTAACTGGAGATTTCCTTTACAAATTTTGATGTCccttacaaaagggtaacttctactttgTTCATAGATTCTCTTGTGTATGTTGTTTctccaaaataatctttatgccaaagAGGCAGAGTTTGGGCTGACACATGGTGCTCCCCTTCAACTGTGAAAGAATGTAAAGATACAAGGGAAAATGTCCTGATTTTAACTAAGTTTATTTGATATATTGTCATTCCATATGTTAGATAAAAACCTGgacattacattttaataaaataatatgtttatagAAGAACAGACACCTTTGGCTATAATTTCAGAAACTACAAAGAGTCTGACAAACTTCAGATACCCATCCTATGCTAACCTTGTTATCACTAGCTGCTTTGCAAAAACTCACAAAATCAAATAGAGAGGGAGGCTACCAGTTGATGggaattttatagatttttagaGTCTGTAAAATGGATTCCAGTTTACTAATGTTGgagaaattgaattaaaaataaaagaagtatacTTTCTTTTCCCTGCATTTGAATTTTCTACATGTACATTAACAAGAAATTAATTGCTCTTGTAATTAATGGAagtttttttttgaattcttaaaattacatattatcTAGAAAACATTCTACTGAGATACACATCTGGATTGGAGagattcagtggttttcaaaatagGAGAACACAGTACTTCAAAAAATTTATTCTAGTAAATGTATAGATTTAACAGTTTTGACAAgactattaaaagaaattgttgaaaatcatttataatttcaAGAAAAATGGTGATagaatgttttttgaaaaaataattgagGTGTGAATTCACTGccaaatagtaaaatatttttcaacattacAGATAATTATACTTCAGCACTACCTATAGACTGATCAACAGAATAAGTAAAACTCCAGAATTGTTAATTAATTCTATATATGATAAATTAAGTCCCTCAAATCAGTGGGGGAAATAGTCAATGTGGTGTACTAATTAACCatgtgtttaatgttttaaaagttaattctCTATATAAGCAGCCAAATCTGAATCATATATTGTAAATGGTTGTACACATTATAAGTACTAAGACATGATAGGAGCTGGTGTTGAAAATGATTCGTATTGGTATCTCTGGTGGAAGAAACTTCCAGGCAATATGCCTGGAAGCTCTTAAAATTCTGTTAGTCCATCTTGTTCTATTTCTAGGAAGTCAGGATATGGAATGTATTTCACCTGTATGTAGAGAAAAACGTTAAAGAATGGTAGTGTTATATTAATACTGTTAGaaaaatgcatgtgtgtatgtggcgATAACCACAGGACATtttcttgtcttctcttttttatggATCTGCGATGTTACAGTGTCGTGATTAATGAGGCTGGGGCTCGAAACATattaaatgaggaaagagagagaaaaaagagccTGAGGGTTTAGGATTCAAAAGAATTgcatgagaaagaacaaaggagcTAACACAGGCGGCCGGTTCCGCTTTAGATCCCTTCCCCCAACCCACAGGGACTTCCTGCCGCAGGTCCTTCGGTTTTCACTCCGGTCCGCCTGGGCTAGTTATAAAAGCGAGCCTCGGCCCCCGACTGCACAGTTCTGTCCTGTTTCTTCTTAACAATGTCTGGTCGTGGTAAGGGCGGCAAAGGTCTCGGGAAGGGCGGCGCCAAGCGCCACCGCAAGGTCCTGCGCGACAACATCCAGGGCATCACCAAGCCCGCCATCCGGCGCCTGGCCCGACGCGGCGGCGTCAAGCGCATCTCCGGGCTCATCTACGAGGAGACCCGTGGAGTGCTGAAGGTGTTCCTGGAGAACGTGATCCGGGACGCCGTCACCTACACGGAGCACGCCAAGCGCAAGACGGTCACGGCCATGGACGTGGTCTACGCGCTCAAGCGCCAGGGCCGCACCCTCTACGGTTTCGGGGGCTGAGTCCGACCCCGTCAGCTCGCTTTCCGCAGCAAAACCAAAGGCCCTTCTCAGGGCCGCCATCTTTTCACCGAAAGAGCTTAAATGGTTACCTGCAAATGCTGTTTAAATTTGCCCATTTAATGTGTATCTTGGGTCAGTTTTCTAGGTTTTGACTACGGTTGCTGCAAGTGCAGGGAATGGTGTAAAGTCCTGTGAGCATTGTCAGGAGGCGGTGAATCTTCCTGATCCTCCCCCTCCCTCACACTCTGAGGGTTAAAACTAGCGTTAATCTTGGGTCAGGTCTGGAGTGTAGAGGCCTTTCCAACACTAATAAACATCAGGAAACTTCCCTGGTGTTTGGGAATGAGTGGGGCAGAGTTTTTGGAAGCATGcatttttcttctacatttaaaaGACTCAATGAGGAAGGGCTGTCGATgtgagaaatatttgtatttaatcaAGAATTCCAGTTTTGGAAGCGCAGATTCAGATGGAAGCCGAAATTGTGATTACGAGACCAAGGCAAGGGGTATTGAtcagaaggggaaggggaaggggaaggggaagaattcCATCTGTTGACGAAAGAAGGCATTGCTACTGTTGCAGAAAAGCTAACAGTGATGCTGATTCTAAACaatgtttctaattttcagtGCGTAGCCATCAATCTGGCAGTCATAAGAGTACCTGCTTTGTTATCTTTGCAAATGGCTTGGAGACCCAATGTTGCCCTAGGcccagttttttattttgctgttttaacattccaaggTTTGAGGCCTTAGAGGAGCCGGGCAGCAAATTTGGGATGTCAGCTCCTgcaccattttaaagtggcttcttttatatttttgtttacaaaTTACACTAGAACACATTTGGGCATTATTAAGAGTCTTGATATATTTGCCCcggtaatattttaaatactaaaatagaTCAGGTACGCAAAAGATGCTAATGAAATCACACCACTTAAATGTTACCACCTAAAGTAGTTCAAATACTGTTAAATCACTCCCATGTGTCTCTTCTCATCAACAGCCCTGTTTTTCTTATCCTGAAATTAACTCCCTACCTGGAATTCCCCAGTACCATTTTGGTGATTGTTATTTCCATGCTTTCTCTTACCTTTACATGGACATATCCCTAAACAATATAGAGCATCATTTCACACGTTTTATAaacttctaaatatatttctttgtatctatCTTTATGAAACCATGTTTTTCTACATTTGCTTTTGAAGTATAGTGTTGAAATgtgtaatgtgtttattttcattatcttttgtaGTGTCAATagtacataatttaaatattcgTTTCTCTGTTGGAAATTTAAATTGCTTtattcctgccccacccccaaacccataGAGCTGTAATGGGCAGCTGGGCACCTCCTCTGCTTACAtatctaggagtgggattgcttgGTAATAGgctatatacatattcaacatgaacagaaatgaacaatttgTGTCCCAcagttatatttttactttacacTCCCAGATTCCAATACTGAGAATTCTTGTTAGTCCACATCTTCAACATTTTCCTAATGTCAGACTAAAGTGTTTGCCAGCCTAAGGAATCTCATTGTgcatttaaattgcatttctctgattataatAAAGTTGCTTATTTTCTTATGGGATATTTTAGCCATTTGGGAatactccttccctccctccctgcctcccttcctccccctggGAACAGCCTGTCCATATTCTTTGTCcacttttttatttcctgaaatttatttatgatttgtaaatattctttatgtattttggctTTTAATCTCTTGTCAGCTTGTGACAAATCTATCATCTTGTGGGTTGGTTTCTCTTTAAATGTTATTATCTTTAGATgcacagaaattaattttaataaaattggatttgtatttttcagtttttacgAATGCTGCCTTTTCATATAGGTGTTATTTCCCTCCCCTcaattccaaaaaacaaacaaacaaaagaaaacccc
This DNA window, taken from Rhinolophus ferrumequinum isolate MPI-CBG mRhiFer1 chromosome 22, mRhiFer1_v1.p, whole genome shotgun sequence, encodes the following:
- the LOC117015346 gene encoding histone H4 gives rise to the protein MSGRGKGGKGLGKGGAKRHRKVLRDNIQGITKPAIRRLARRGGVKRISGLIYEETRGVLKVFLENVIRDAVTYTEHAKRKTVTAMDVVYALKRQGRTLYGFGG
- the LOC117015321 gene encoding histone H2A type 1, which codes for MSGRGKQGGKARAKAKTRSSRAGLQFPVGRVHRLLRKGNYAERVGAGAPVYLAAVLEYLTAEILELAGNAARDNKKTRIIPRHLQLAIRNDEELNKLLGKVTIAQGGVLPNIQAVLLPKKTESHHKAKGK
- the LOC117015329 gene encoding histone H2B type 1-C/E/F/G/I, whose translation is MPEPAKSAPAPKKGSKKAVTKAQKKDGKKRKRSRKESYSVYVYKVLKQVHPDTGISSKAMGIMNSFVNDIFERIAGEASRLAHYNKRSTITSREIQTAVRLLLPGELAKHAVSEGTKAVTKYTSSK